One Burkholderia sp. PAMC 26561 genomic window carries:
- a CDS encoding branched-chain amino acid ABC transporter substrate-binding protein, whose amino-acid sequence MDYTMKKLAAAMLVTGLSVAATAQAQTAEEVKVGFAGPMTGAQAHYGKDFQNGIVLAVEDFNATKPVIGGKPVLIVLDSADDQADPRTGTTVAQKLVDDNIKGMLGHFNSGTTIPASRIYANAGIPEIAMATAPEYTTQGYKTTFRMMTSDTQQGSVAGEFAVKTLKMKKIAIVDDRTAYGQGLADQFEKAAKAAGATIVDREYGNDKAVDFKAILTKIKSMNPDLVYYGGADSQAGPMVKQMKTLGLRAPLMAGEMVKTDTFLKIAGDAADGTVASLAGLPLDEMPGGAAYVAKYKKRFNEDVQTYSPYAYDGAMAMFTAMKTANSTDPAKYLPMLAKTDMPGVTSKQLAYDAKGDLKNGGITLYKVVGGKWTTLQSVGGK is encoded by the coding sequence ATGGATTACACGATGAAGAAGCTGGCAGCAGCAATGTTGGTCACGGGTTTGTCGGTTGCTGCAACGGCTCAGGCGCAAACGGCTGAAGAAGTAAAGGTGGGTTTCGCTGGTCCGATGACCGGCGCGCAGGCGCACTATGGCAAGGATTTCCAGAACGGCATCGTGCTCGCGGTTGAAGATTTCAACGCAACGAAGCCTGTGATTGGCGGCAAGCCGGTCCTCATCGTGCTCGATTCCGCCGATGACCAGGCCGACCCGCGCACCGGCACGACCGTCGCGCAAAAGCTGGTGGACGACAACATCAAGGGCATGCTCGGCCACTTCAACTCGGGCACGACCATCCCCGCTTCGCGCATCTACGCGAACGCCGGCATTCCTGAAATCGCGATGGCAACGGCGCCGGAATACACCACGCAAGGCTACAAGACCACGTTCCGCATGATGACGTCCGACACGCAGCAAGGTTCGGTCGCCGGCGAGTTCGCGGTGAAGACGCTGAAGATGAAGAAGATCGCGATTGTCGATGACCGCACGGCCTACGGCCAGGGTCTCGCCGATCAATTCGAAAAGGCTGCGAAAGCTGCGGGCGCGACCATCGTGGATCGTGAATACGGCAACGACAAAGCCGTCGACTTCAAGGCCATCCTGACCAAGATCAAGTCGATGAACCCGGACCTCGTGTATTACGGCGGCGCCGATTCGCAAGCTGGCCCGATGGTCAAGCAGATGAAGACGCTCGGCCTGCGCGCGCCGTTGATGGCAGGCGAAATGGTCAAGACGGACACGTTCCTGAAGATCGCCGGCGATGCAGCAGACGGCACGGTGGCGTCGCTGGCCGGCTTGCCGCTCGACGAAATGCCGGGTGGCGCAGCGTACGTTGCGAAGTACAAGAAGCGCTTCAACGAGGACGTGCAAACTTACTCGCCGTACGCGTACGACGGTGCAATGGCCATGTTCACGGCAATGAAGACGGCGAACTCGACCGATCCGGCAAAGTACCTGCCGATGCTCGCCAAGACCGACATGCCTGGCGTGACGTCGAAGCAACTCGCGTATGACGCGAAGGGCGATTTGAAGAACGGCGGCATCACGCTGTACAAGGTCGTCGGCGGCAAGTGGACGACGCTGCAAAGCGTGGGCGGGAAGTAA
- the putA gene encoding trifunctional transcriptional regulator/proline dehydrogenase/L-glutamate gamma-semialdehyde dehydrogenase — protein sequence MASTTLGVKVDDLLRTRLRDAATRLERTPHWLIKQAIFAYLERIEHGQLPAELSGVLGAADSIESSTHTDSDEDGAPHPFLDFAQNVQPQSVLRAAITAAYRRPEPECVPFLIGQARLSASVANETNAMATKLVEALRKKQTGGGVEGLIHEFSLSSQEGVALMCLAEALLRIPDRATRDALIRDKISKGDWRSHMGQAPSLFVNAATWGLMITGKLVTTNSEAGLSSALTRLIGRGGEPLIRKGVDMAMRLMGEQFVTGETISEALANSRKFEARGFRYSYDMLGEAATTEEDALRYYASYEQAIHAIGKAAGSRGIYEGPGISIKLSALHPRYSRSQQERTMTELLPRVKALALLARRYDIGLNIDAEEADRLEISLDLLEALCFDPELAGWNGIGFVVQAYQKRCPFVIDYLIDLARRSRHRIMVRLVKGAYWDSEIKRAQVDGLEGYPVYTRKIYTDISYVACAKKLLGAPDAVYPQFATHNAFTLSAIYHLAGGNYYPGQYEFQCLHGMGEPLYEEVTGRDKLNRPCRVYAPVGTHETLLAYLVRRLLENGANTSFVNRIADKNIPVSELVQDPIDEASKLTPLGLPHAKIPLPRQLYGAERLNSMGFDLSNEHRLASLSSALLASANHPWRAAPMLETTDVVEGVARDVRNPADLRDLVGTVIDASPEQVALAMNNAVAAAPIWQSTPVDERADCLARAADLLEAQMHTLMGLVVREAGKSLANAVSEIREAIDFLRYYSAQIRGEFSNDTHRPLGPVVCISPWNFPLAIFMGQVAAALAAGNPVLAKPAEQTPLIAAQAVRILREAGVPAGAVQLLPGNGETVGAALVADPRTRAVMFTGSTDVARLINKTLSERLDPDGRPIPLIAETGGQNAMIVDSSALAEQVVADVLQSSFDSAGQRCSALRVLCLQDDVADRTLEMLTGAMQQLAMGNPDRLSTDVGPVIDAEAKQSIDGHVASMREKGRNVVQLPTPDGCAQGTFVPPTMIELDSIDELKREVFGPVLHVVRYRRAQLDKLLDQIKATGYGLTLGIHTRIDETIAHVVSRAHVGNIYVNRNVIGAVVGVQPFGGEGLSGTGPKAGGALYLQRLLAKRPTGLPKSLESALVVDQTAANDTPSALTALRDWAIAERDPQTAARCEGHLQHVMAGATAVLPGPTGERNTYTLGARGTVLCVASTASGARAQFAAVLATGNKALFSGAAGEQLVAALPASLKAHASVRKNQDLPFDAVLFEGDSDELMALVKDVAKRPGPIVSVQGVSAGAFADEAHDGEQEYALERLLTERSVSVNTAAAGGNANLMTIG from the coding sequence ATGGCGAGCACCACCCTGGGCGTCAAAGTCGATGATCTCCTGCGTACGCGTCTGAGAGACGCAGCGACGCGCCTTGAACGCACGCCGCACTGGCTCATCAAGCAGGCGATCTTCGCGTACCTGGAACGCATCGAACATGGACAGTTGCCAGCGGAACTGTCCGGTGTACTCGGCGCGGCCGATTCAATCGAATCTTCCACGCATACCGATTCCGACGAGGACGGCGCGCCACATCCGTTTCTCGATTTCGCCCAGAACGTGCAACCGCAATCCGTGTTGCGCGCGGCGATCACGGCGGCGTATCGGCGACCTGAGCCGGAATGCGTGCCGTTCCTGATCGGGCAGGCGCGGTTGTCGGCGAGTGTCGCCAACGAGACGAACGCGATGGCGACCAAGCTCGTCGAAGCACTGCGCAAAAAGCAGACGGGCGGCGGTGTTGAAGGCCTGATTCACGAGTTCTCCTTGTCGAGCCAGGAAGGCGTCGCGCTGATGTGTCTCGCCGAAGCCCTGCTGCGCATTCCCGATCGCGCTACGCGCGATGCGTTGATCCGCGACAAGATCAGCAAGGGCGACTGGCGCTCGCACATGGGCCAGGCGCCGTCCTTGTTCGTGAACGCGGCGACGTGGGGCTTGATGATCACCGGCAAGCTCGTCACCACGAACAGCGAAGCGGGATTGTCGTCGGCGTTGACGCGCCTGATTGGACGGGGCGGCGAGCCGCTGATCAGGAAGGGCGTCGACATGGCCATGCGCCTGATGGGCGAACAGTTCGTCACGGGCGAGACGATCTCGGAAGCGCTGGCGAACAGCCGCAAGTTCGAAGCGCGCGGGTTCCGTTACTCCTACGACATGCTCGGCGAAGCCGCGACAACCGAAGAAGACGCGCTGCGTTATTACGCATCGTACGAACAGGCGATTCACGCAATCGGCAAGGCGGCGGGATCGCGCGGCATTTACGAAGGCCCGGGCATTTCGATCAAGTTGTCGGCCTTGCATCCGCGCTATTCGCGCTCGCAACAAGAGCGCACGATGACCGAGTTGCTGCCGCGCGTGAAGGCGCTGGCGCTGCTCGCGCGTCGCTACGACATCGGCTTGAACATCGATGCTGAGGAAGCGGACCGGCTCGAAATTTCTCTCGATCTGCTCGAAGCGCTTTGCTTCGATCCCGAACTGGCCGGCTGGAACGGTATTGGTTTCGTGGTGCAGGCTTATCAAAAGCGCTGCCCGTTCGTCATCGATTATCTGATCGATCTCGCGCGCCGCAGCCGGCATCGGATCATGGTCCGGCTGGTCAAGGGCGCGTACTGGGATTCGGAAATCAAGCGCGCTCAGGTCGATGGCCTCGAAGGTTATCCCGTCTATACGCGCAAGATTTATACGGACATCTCGTACGTGGCGTGCGCGAAGAAACTGCTTGGCGCGCCTGACGCCGTCTATCCGCAATTCGCCACGCACAACGCGTTCACGTTGTCGGCGATTTATCACTTGGCCGGGGGCAATTATTATCCGGGGCAGTACGAGTTCCAGTGCCTGCACGGCATGGGCGAACCGCTGTATGAAGAGGTCACCGGCCGCGACAAACTGAACCGGCCGTGTCGGGTGTATGCGCCCGTCGGCACGCACGAAACGCTGCTCGCGTACCTCGTGCGGCGCTTGCTGGAGAACGGCGCGAACACGTCGTTCGTGAATCGCATCGCAGATAAGAACATTCCGGTCAGCGAACTCGTGCAGGACCCGATCGATGAAGCGTCGAAGCTCACGCCACTCGGTTTACCGCACGCAAAAATCCCGTTGCCGCGACAGTTGTACGGCGCAGAACGCCTCAATTCGATGGGCTTCGATTTGTCGAACGAGCACCGGCTGGCGTCGTTGTCCTCGGCGTTGCTTGCCAGCGCGAATCATCCGTGGCGCGCGGCTCCCATGCTCGAAACCACCGACGTAGTCGAAGGCGTTGCGCGCGATGTCCGCAACCCCGCCGACTTGCGTGACCTGGTCGGCACGGTGATCGATGCATCGCCGGAACAAGTCGCCCTGGCGATGAACAACGCCGTGGCCGCCGCGCCGATCTGGCAATCGACCCCCGTCGATGAACGCGCCGATTGCCTCGCCCGCGCTGCCGATCTGCTCGAAGCGCAGATGCATACGCTGATGGGCCTGGTGGTGCGCGAAGCCGGGAAGTCGCTTGCGAATGCGGTGTCGGAGATTCGTGAGGCGATCGATTTCCTGCGCTATTACTCCGCGCAAATCCGCGGCGAGTTTTCCAACGATACCCATCGTCCGCTCGGTCCGGTCGTCTGCATCAGCCCGTGGAACTTCCCGCTCGCGATCTTCATGGGGCAAGTTGCCGCAGCGCTTGCCGCCGGCAATCCGGTGCTCGCGAAGCCCGCTGAACAAACGCCGCTGATCGCGGCGCAGGCCGTACGTATCTTGCGCGAAGCCGGCGTGCCGGCGGGCGCGGTGCAACTGCTGCCGGGCAATGGCGAGACCGTGGGCGCGGCGCTTGTCGCCGATCCACGCACGCGCGCTGTGATGTTCACGGGTTCAACGGACGTTGCACGGCTCATCAACAAGACTCTGTCCGAACGCCTCGATCCCGACGGCCGTCCGATCCCGCTGATCGCGGAAACGGGCGGACAGAACGCGATGATCGTCGATTCGTCGGCGCTCGCCGAGCAAGTGGTTGCGGACGTGTTGCAATCGTCCTTCGATTCCGCCGGCCAACGCTGTTCCGCGCTGCGCGTTCTGTGCCTTCAGGACGACGTCGCCGACCGTACGCTCGAAATGCTCACGGGCGCCATGCAGCAGCTCGCGATGGGCAACCCGGACCGTTTGTCCACGGACGTGGGCCCGGTCATCGACGCAGAAGCCAAGCAAAGCATCGACGGGCACGTTGCATCGATGCGCGAGAAAGGCCGCAACGTCGTGCAATTGCCGACGCCCGATGGTTGCGCGCAGGGCACGTTTGTCCCGCCGACGATGATCGAACTGGATTCAATCGATGAACTCAAGCGCGAAGTCTTCGGCCCTGTGCTGCACGTGGTTCGGTATCGGCGCGCGCAACTTGATAAACTGCTCGACCAGATCAAGGCGACCGGTTACGGGCTGACGCTGGGAATCCATACGCGTATCGATGAAACCATCGCGCACGTTGTCAGCCGCGCTCATGTTGGCAACATCTACGTGAACCGCAACGTGATTGGCGCCGTGGTCGGCGTGCAGCCGTTCGGCGGCGAAGGTTTGTCGGGCACGGGACCGAAAGCAGGGGGCGCGCTTTACTTGCAGCGTCTTCTTGCCAAGCGTCCGACCGGTTTGCCGAAGTCGCTGGAAAGCGCGTTGGTCGTCGATCAGACGGCCGCGAACGATACGCCTTCCGCGCTCACCGCATTGCGCGACTGGGCCATCGCCGAGCGCGATCCGCAAACCGCCGCACGGTGCGAAGGTCATCTGCAACACGTGATGGCCGGCGCGACCGCGGTGCTGCCCGGTCCGACCGGCGAGCGCAACACCTACACGCTCGGCGCACGCGGCACGGTCTTGTGCGTGGCATCGACGGCAAGCGGCGCGCGCGCGCAGTTTGCTGCGGTGCTCGCGACGGGCAACAAGGCGCTGTTTTCGGGCGCGGCCGGCGAACAGCTCGTGGCGGCGCTGCCGGCATCGCTCAAAGCGCATGCATCGGTGCGCAAGAACCAGGACCTTCCATTCGATGCCGTCCTCTTCGAAGGCGACAGCGACGAATTGATGGCGCTGGTGAAGGACGTTGCGAAACGCCCGGGACCGATTGTCTCGGTGCAAGGGGTATCGGCGGGAGCGTTTGCCGATGAAGCCCACGACGGCGAGCAGGAATACGCGCTCGAACGGTTGCTGACGGAACGCTCGGTGAGCGTGAACACGGCGGCCGCAGGCGGCAATGCGAATTTGATGACGATCGGCTGA
- a CDS encoding thiamine pyrophosphate-binding protein, whose amino-acid sequence MASAVPASHPNPTTGAKLIVDALLTHGVERVFCVPGESFLAILDSLHDETSRIQTIVCRHEAAAANMAEAVGKLTGRPGVALVTRGPGATHASIGVHTAFQDSTPMILLIGQCAREHMDREAFQEIDYRRMFGQMAKWVAQIDDPRRIPEYLSHAFHTATSGRPGPVVLALPEDVLSDACEAVPGAPRYQRVAAAPAPAQIERVRELLAASKKPFVIAGGSGWTEEATADFARFAQAWQLPVGCAFRFQDTLDNNHPNYAGDVGLGINPALAARIRDADLLLVLGPRMGESTTGGYTLLDIPKTTQTLIHVHQGAEELGRVYSADLPIVSGMPEMAAALASLNPPQAIPWNGAIEEAHAAYLAWRKPRPMLGDVQLGEIMEQLSVRLPANSIVTNGAGNYATWLHRHYAYRHFRSQVAPTSGAMGYGVPAAIAAKSLYPDRVVVAFAGDGCFMMSSQELATAMQYRLAVIFVVVNNQQYGTIRMHQERHYPNRVHGTALTNPDFVAYARAFGAHGELVETTAQFMPAFERALKTGLPSVVEIRIPQDASTPAATLDQIREQGEKLRQK is encoded by the coding sequence ATGGCATCTGCAGTCCCAGCATCCCACCCCAACCCGACGACCGGCGCGAAGCTCATCGTCGATGCCCTCCTGACCCACGGCGTCGAACGGGTCTTCTGCGTCCCGGGCGAAAGCTTTCTCGCGATCCTCGATTCCCTCCACGACGAAACCAGCCGCATCCAGACCATCGTCTGCCGTCACGAAGCCGCCGCGGCAAACATGGCCGAGGCAGTCGGCAAACTCACCGGCCGCCCCGGCGTCGCACTCGTCACACGCGGTCCGGGCGCGACGCATGCATCCATCGGCGTGCATACGGCCTTCCAGGACTCCACGCCGATGATCCTGCTCATCGGCCAGTGCGCGCGCGAACACATGGATCGCGAGGCGTTCCAGGAGATCGACTACCGCCGGATGTTCGGGCAAATGGCGAAATGGGTCGCGCAAATCGATGACCCCAGGCGCATCCCCGAATACCTCAGCCACGCGTTTCATACGGCAACGTCGGGACGCCCCGGTCCGGTCGTGCTCGCGTTGCCTGAAGACGTCCTCAGCGATGCCTGCGAAGCCGTTCCCGGCGCGCCGCGTTATCAGCGTGTTGCCGCAGCGCCCGCGCCGGCGCAGATCGAGCGCGTGCGCGAACTGCTGGCGGCATCGAAGAAACCGTTTGTGATTGCCGGCGGCAGCGGCTGGACCGAAGAAGCAACGGCCGATTTCGCGCGTTTTGCGCAGGCGTGGCAACTGCCCGTAGGCTGCGCGTTCCGCTTCCAGGACACGCTCGATAACAACCATCCGAACTATGCCGGCGATGTCGGCCTCGGAATCAATCCCGCACTCGCCGCGCGCATCCGCGACGCCGATCTGCTGCTCGTACTCGGCCCGCGCATGGGCGAATCGACGACCGGCGGTTACACGCTGCTCGACATCCCGAAGACCACGCAGACGCTGATTCACGTTCACCAGGGCGCGGAGGAACTCGGCCGCGTGTATTCCGCCGACTTGCCGATCGTCTCCGGCATGCCGGAAATGGCGGCGGCCCTGGCGTCGCTGAATCCGCCGCAAGCTATTCCGTGGAATGGCGCTATCGAAGAAGCGCATGCGGCGTATCTCGCGTGGCGCAAACCGCGCCCCATGCTCGGCGATGTCCAGCTCGGCGAGATCATGGAGCAACTGAGCGTTCGTCTTCCCGCCAATTCGATCGTGACGAACGGCGCGGGCAATTACGCAACATGGTTGCACCGGCATTACGCATATCGCCATTTCAGGTCGCAGGTTGCACCGACCAGCGGCGCGATGGGCTACGGCGTTCCGGCGGCGATCGCAGCGAAGTCGTTGTATCCGGACCGCGTGGTCGTGGCCTTCGCTGGCGACGGCTGTTTCATGATGTCGAGCCAGGAACTGGCGACGGCGATGCAATACCGGCTCGCGGTGATTTTCGTGGTCGTGAATAACCAGCAATACGGCACGATCCGCATGCATCAGGAACGCCATTATCCGAATCGTGTGCATGGAACCGCGCTCACGAATCCCGACTTCGTAGCCTACGCCCGTGCGTTCGGCGCACATGGCGAACTTGTCGAGACCACGGCGCAATTCATGCCGGCGTTCGAGCGTGCTTTGAAAACCGGTTTGCCATCGGTGGTAGAAATCAGGATTCCGCAAGATGCGAGCACGCCGGCCGCAACGCTCGATCAAATCCGCGAGCAGGGCGAGAAATTGCGGCAGAAGTAA
- a CDS encoding L-serine ammonia-lyase yields MAVSVFDLFKIGIGPSSSHTVGPMRAALMFVQGLERDGLLDATASVKCELYGSLGATGKGHGTDRGVMLGLMGDAPDTVDASTITPRLETVRATRKLSLLGRHEIPFVQKDHIAFLRQALSEHPNGMKLHAFDANGVSLRDATYLSVGGGFVVTAGASNVKVLTAIEQLPYAFQSGDELLALCRDTGKSVAQLMWDNERVWRSDEEIRSGLLRIWDVMQSCVKRGCGIDNPDADGCLPGPFQVKRRAPVLYRALVGKPEQALRDPLSMIDWINLYAIAVNEENAVGGRVVTAPTNGAAGIIPAVLHYYDRFMPGSNQQGVIDFLLTAAAIGILYKMNASISGAEVGCQGEVGVACSMAAAGLAAVMGGTPTQVENAAEIGMEHNLGLTCDPVGGMVQIPCIERNAMGSMKAVNAARMAMRGDGSHYVSLDSVIKTMMQTGADMKTKYKETSRGGLAVNIVEC; encoded by the coding sequence ATGGCAGTCAGCGTTTTCGACCTTTTCAAAATCGGCATCGGTCCGTCGAGTTCGCATACGGTTGGGCCCATGCGAGCGGCCTTGATGTTCGTGCAAGGGCTTGAACGCGATGGTCTGCTTGACGCGACGGCTTCCGTGAAATGCGAGTTGTACGGCTCGCTGGGCGCGACGGGCAAAGGTCACGGCACGGATCGCGGCGTGATGCTCGGTCTGATGGGCGACGCGCCCGATACCGTCGATGCCAGCACGATCACCCCTCGCCTCGAAACCGTGCGCGCGACCAGGAAGTTGTCGTTGCTCGGGCGGCATGAGATTCCGTTCGTGCAGAAGGATCACATTGCGTTCTTGCGCCAGGCGTTGTCGGAGCATCCGAACGGCATGAAACTGCACGCCTTCGATGCCAACGGCGTGTCACTACGCGACGCCACCTACCTTTCCGTGGGCGGCGGGTTTGTGGTGACGGCGGGGGCATCGAACGTGAAGGTGCTCACGGCCATAGAACAATTGCCGTATGCGTTTCAATCCGGCGACGAACTGCTCGCGCTCTGCCGTGATACCGGCAAATCCGTTGCGCAACTGATGTGGGACAACGAGCGCGTCTGGCGCAGCGACGAGGAGATCCGCTCGGGTTTGCTGCGCATCTGGGACGTGATGCAGTCATGCGTGAAGCGCGGGTGCGGTATCGACAACCCCGATGCCGATGGTTGCCTTCCTGGTCCTTTCCAGGTCAAGCGTCGTGCGCCGGTTTTGTATCGGGCGCTGGTTGGCAAGCCTGAGCAGGCGTTGCGCGACCCGCTTTCCATGATCGACTGGATCAACCTGTACGCGATCGCCGTGAACGAGGAAAACGCCGTGGGCGGGCGTGTGGTGACGGCCCCGACCAACGGCGCAGCGGGCATCATCCCGGCCGTGCTGCATTACTACGACCGGTTCATGCCGGGATCGAACCAGCAGGGCGTGATCGACTTTTTGCTGACGGCGGCGGCCATCGGGATCTTGTACAAGATGAACGCATCGATATCCGGCGCTGAAGTCGGATGTCAGGGCGAGGTTGGCGTTGCATGTTCGATGGCCGCGGCCGGATTGGCGGCGGTGATGGGTGGCACGCCGACGCAGGTTGAAAACGCGGCTGAGATCGGGATGGAGCACAACCTTGGGCTGACTTGCGATCCTGTTGGCGGGATGGTGCAGATTCCGTGTATTGAACGAAATGCAATGGGATCGATGAAAGCGGTGAACGCGGCGCGCATGGCGATGCGCGGGGACGGCAGTCATTATGTTTCGCTGGATTCCGTGATCAAGACGATGATGCAAACCGGCGCGGATATGAAGACGAAGTACAAGGAGACTTCGCGGGGCGGGTTGGCGGTGAATATTGTTGAGTGTTAG
- a CDS encoding AMP-binding protein encodes MASQGFLQARDFLLRHRDDYATAYRDFAWPELTEFNWALDWFDEYARSNMNPALWVVEDNGDEIKLSYAELSARSNQLANWLRQQGVQRGDRILLMLPNQPALWETMLAAMKLGAVTIPATMLLTPADIADRMTRGEVKHVIVASNETAKFDAIDKTKTRIAVAIPSSAALPEGWLNFADAFNESPSFEPEGRTLATDPLLLYFTSGTTSRPKLVLHSHQSYPVGHLSTMYWIGLKPGDVHLNISSPGWAKHAWSCVFAPWNAGATVFIHNTPRFSAKSTLEALVKNQVTTLCAPPTVWRMMIQEDLSAYKVHLREVVGAGEPLNPEIIERVRKAWNLTLRDGFGQTETTAQIANSPGQPMKAGSMGRPLPGYRITLLDHDDNPAQEGELALILDPKPLGLMDGYVDDASKTQDAMRGGHYRTGDVASIDADGYFTYVGRADDVFKAADYRISPFELESVLIEHPAVGEAAVVPSPDPLRLSVPKAFVALRNGYEPTKETAGEILKFAAQKLAAYKRIRRIEFYELPKTISGKIRRVELRKTEEARGSDARRDNEYWEEDFNA; translated from the coding sequence ATGGCATCGCAAGGATTTTTGCAGGCACGAGACTTTCTGCTGCGTCATCGCGACGACTACGCAACCGCGTACAGGGATTTCGCGTGGCCGGAGCTGACCGAGTTCAACTGGGCGCTCGACTGGTTCGATGAATACGCGCGCAGCAACATGAACCCGGCGCTTTGGGTCGTGGAGGACAACGGCGACGAGATCAAGCTGTCGTACGCGGAGTTATCGGCGAGATCGAATCAGCTTGCGAACTGGCTGAGGCAGCAAGGCGTGCAGCGCGGCGACCGCATCTTGCTGATGCTGCCGAACCAGCCGGCGCTCTGGGAAACCATGCTCGCCGCAATGAAGCTCGGCGCCGTTACCATTCCCGCCACCATGTTGCTGACGCCGGCCGACATAGCCGATCGCATGACGCGCGGCGAAGTGAAGCATGTGATCGTGGCGTCGAACGAGACTGCAAAATTCGATGCCATCGATAAAACCAAAACCCGCATCGCGGTGGCCATTCCATCGAGCGCGGCGTTGCCCGAAGGCTGGCTGAATTTCGCCGATGCCTTCAACGAAAGTCCATCGTTCGAACCCGAAGGCCGCACGCTCGCTACCGATCCGTTACTGCTTTATTTCACGAGCGGCACGACGAGCCGGCCGAAACTCGTTCTGCATAGTCATCAAAGTTATCCGGTCGGGCATTTATCGACCATGTACTGGATCGGCCTGAAACCCGGCGATGTCCATCTCAACATCAGCTCGCCAGGCTGGGCGAAACACGCGTGGAGTTGCGTGTTTGCGCCGTGGAACGCGGGCGCGACGGTGTTCATCCACAACACGCCGCGCTTTAGCGCCAAGTCCACGCTCGAAGCACTGGTCAAGAATCAGGTCACGACACTCTGCGCTCCGCCAACCGTCTGGCGCATGATGATCCAGGAGGATTTATCGGCGTACAAGGTGCATCTGCGCGAGGTCGTGGGCGCGGGCGAACCGCTGAATCCGGAGATCATCGAGCGCGTCAGGAAGGCCTGGAACCTCACGTTACGAGATGGCTTCGGCCAGACCGAAACCACGGCGCAAATTGCGAACTCGCCGGGCCAGCCTATGAAAGCCGGGTCGATGGGACGTCCCTTGCCGGGTTACAGGATCACGTTGCTCGATCACGACGACAACCCCGCGCAGGAAGGCGAACTCGCGCTGATCCTCGACCCGAAACCGCTGGGCCTGATGGACGGTTATGTGGACGATGCATCGAAGACGCAAGACGCTATGCGCGGCGGCCATTACCGGACGGGCGATGTCGCATCGATCGATGCCGATGGTTACTTCACCTACGTTGGCCGCGCCGACGATGTCTTCAAAGCCGCCGACTACCGCATCAGTCCGTTCGAACTGGAGAGCGTGCTGATCGAACATCCGGCGGTCGGCGAAGCGGCCGTCGTGCCGAGTCCTGATCCGCTGCGGTTATCGGTGCCGAAGGCGTTCGTCGCGTTGCGCAACGGTTATGAACCGACGAAGGAAACCGCCGGTGAGATCCTGAAGTTCGCCGCGCAAAAACTCGCGGCGTACAAGCGGATCCGACGCATCGAATTTTATGAATTGCCGAAGACCATCTCGGGGAAGATTCGTCGCGTGGAGCTCAGGAAGACTGAAGAGGCGCGTGGCAGCGACGCACGTCGCGACAATGAGTATTGGGAAGAGGACTTCAACGCCTAG